From the genome of Uranotaenia lowii strain MFRU-FL chromosome 1, ASM2978415v1, whole genome shotgun sequence, one region includes:
- the LOC129754359 gene encoding serine/threonine-protein kinase tousled-like 2 isoform X1: MKNKQQQQAAPKKQKQKQQQHHQQQQQQQKQKNLDIMLSSSYYIYMSAGTQLQMAPQTTIVQQVGQNHLHSHHLQQQPPQPHQVTVPQPHPAHYGNPAQQQQQQQQVSAAAVVGGLVGLPQPPQLGTLTSLQQAQQQSHYSTNNNKDQDSNMSTGSSHSDKELETIINTPTPEKIPRTPSDRKRKRKAPDDNGGPGGGGGGGGGSHIRDRDSVKPRLSIPPLGDSKKINDYFSKHSVSSPHRTHPVGAAGTGGPLGAISNSGQQQQAQPGQPGSGNQGQSQQVSTKSPSPQQQQQHGQYPMYPPSPQPQLGSVVTSSGNLTSQAAAQDLYVRSQRGSSVASSTLVPPSSVSGTPSSVSAASLLSSSSSIISGGTVGVMVPPNAPPPQTHRDRDSQPPPPPLPPSVATVQQQQQVQTQVQTQSQQQVAVAQSQASLGVPNSTLAINSLAASLSHANNGTVVNPNAANSSTTSSSSSNHSIPNNVQSLAQSTSQQQSQPVTPTGPLMVSKLVQTDLTAADITERDQDFETSRTRADELSRLSDEQKCQITAHQKVIEQHKSHINKCIDVVKKLLKQKSNIEKKEARQKCMQNRLRLGQFVTQRVGATFQENWTDGYAFQELAKRQEEITAEREEIDRQKKLLMKKRPTNSENSRKRNNSSTSGVGSTTAVSSSGTTVVSQISATLHNGNDNTFLKPDSVVSSGSTFTIQEYYECDEILKLRQNALKKEDADLQLEMEKLERERNLHIRELKRIHNEDQSRFNNHPVLNDRYLLLMLLGKGGFSEVHKAFDLKEQRYVACKVHQLNKDWKEDKKANYIKHALREYNIHKALDHPRVVKLYDVFEIDANSFCTVLEYCDGHDLDFYLKQHKTIPEKEARSIIMQVVSALKYLNEIKPPIIHYDLKPGNILLTEGNVCGEIKITDFGLSKVMDEENYNPDHGMDLTSQGAGTYWYLPPECFVVGKNPPKISSKVDVWSVGVIFYQCLYGKKPFGHNQSQATILEENTILKATEVQFANKPTVTNEAKSFIRGCLAYRKEDRMDVFALAKHEYLQPPVSKKSAAAASSQNHHGSGNSGTSGQAGAGSGAGGGGGGSGGSGGGGGNQGGQQTSFSTGMFGNMNQSSSS, from the exons ATGTCTGCCGGTACTCAACTGCAGATGGCACCACAGACAACCATAGTACAACAAGTCGGCCAAAATCATCTCCATTCGCATCATCTACAGCAGCAGCCACCACAGCCACACCAAGTGACGGTACCGCAGCCGCATCCGGCCCATTACGGCAATCCggcgcagcagcagcaacaacaacagcaagtATCGGCGGCGGCTGTTGTCGGTGGGTTGGTGGGCTTGCCCCAGCCACCGCAGCTAGGTACGCTCACTAGTTTGCAGCAGGCGCAACAACAGTCACACTACAGCACCAACAATAATAAAGATCAGGACTCGAATATGAGCACCGGATCGTCGCATAGTGATAAGGAGCTAGAGACTATAATCAATACTCCGACGCCGGAGAAGATTCCCCGGACGCCGTCGGATCGGAAGCGGAAGCGGAAAGCCCCCGACGACAATGGGGGTCCgggagggggagggggtggCGGCGGCGGTAGTCATATTCGTGATAGAGATAGTGTTAAGCCCCGTTTGTCGATACCACCATTAGGCGATAGTAAGAAAATTAACGACTACTTTTCCAAACATTCGGTAAGCAGTCCCCATCGGACGCACCCGGTTGGCGCAGCCGGAACCGGTGGTCCCCTAGGAGCAATAAGCAATTCTGGCCAGCAGCAGCAGGCACAGCCTGGTCAACCTGGCAGTGGAAATCAAGGGCAAAGCCAGCAGGTTTCCACTAAAAGTCCCAGTCcccagcaacaacagcagcatgGTCAGTATCCAATGTATCCACCTAGTCCTCAACCACAGCTAGGATCTGTGGTGACCTCCAGTGGTAATCTTACCAGCCAAGCTGCGGCACAGGATCTGTACGTGCGATCGCAGCGCGGTAGTTCTGTAGCATCTTCCACACTAGTTCCTCCATCGTCAGTATCGGGCACGCCGTCGTCAGTCTCGGCGGCCTCCTTACTGAGCTCATCCTCATCTATCATCTCCGGTGGTACAGTTGGCGTGATGGTTCCTCCCAATGCGCCACCCCCACAGACGCATCGGGATCGAGATTCTCAGCCACCTCCACCTCCCCTGCCTCCATCGGTTGCCACCgtgcagcaacaacaacaagtaCAGACGCAAGTACAGACACAATCCCAGCAACAAGTCGCCGTTGCGCAGTCTCAAGCCTCCCTCGGGGTTCCCAACTCTACACTAGCCATCAATAGTCTAGCGGCATCGCTGAGCCATGCCAACAATGGAACCGTTGTTAATCCAAACGCTGCCAACAGTAgcaccaccagcagcagcagcagtaatcATAGCATACCCAACAATGTCCAATCGTTAGCTCAATCAACCTCCCAGCAACAATCGCAGCCTGTCACCCCAACCGGTCCGCTCATGGTTTCCAAACTGGTTCAAACGGATCTAACGGCAGCGGACATCACCGAACGGGATCAGGACTTTGAAACCTCGCGGACACGGGCCGATGAACTTTCACGTCTATCGGACGAACAAAAGTGTCAAATTACGGCGCACCAGAAGGTCATCGAGCAGCACAAGAGCCACATCAACAAGTGTATAGATGTGGTGAAAAAGCTGCTCAAGCAAAAGAGCAACATCGAAAAGAAGGAGGCGCGCCAAAAGTGCATGCAGAACCGGTTACGGTTGGGTCAGTTCGTGACGCAGAGGGTCGGCGCTACGTTCCAGGAGAACTGGACCGACGGGTACGCGTTCCAGGAGTTGGCCAAACGCCAGGAGGAAATCACTGCCGAACGGGAGGAAATTGACCGCCAGAAGAAGCTGCTGATGAAGAAACGGCCGACCAACTCCGAGAACAGTCGGAAGCGAAACAATTCCAGCACGTCCGGTGTTGGCAGCACGACGGCCGTGTCCAGCTCCGGCACCACCGTGGTGAGTCAAATCTCGGCCACGCTCCACAACGGCAACGACAATACGTTCCTAAAGCCAGATTCGGTCGTCAGCAGCGGAAGCACCTTCACCATACAGGAGTACTACGAGTGTGACGAAATACTGAAGCTGCGGCAGAACGCACTCAAGAAGGAGGACGCCGACCTACAGCTGGAGATGGAGAAACTGGAGCGGGAACGGAACCTTCACATCCGGGAGCTGAAGCGGATACACAACGAAGATCAG TCGCGCTTCAACAACCATCCTGTGCTAAACGATCGGTATTTGCTGCTGATGCTCCTCGGCAAGGGTGGCTTCTCCGAAGTACACAAGGCGTTCGACCTCAAGGAACAGCGGTATGTGGCATGCAAGGTGCACCAACTGAACAAAGACTGGAAGGAAGATAAGAAAGCTAACTATATTaa GCACGCCCTGCGAGAATACAACATCCACAAAGCGCTCGATCACCCGCGGGTGGTCAAACTGTACGATGTGTTTGAGATCGATGCCAACTCATTCTGCACCGTGCTGGAATACTGTGATGGGCATGACCTCGACTTTTATCTGAAGCAGCACAAAACGATACCGGAGAAGGAGGCTCGGTCGATTATTATGCAG GTGGTATCGGCGCTGAAATACTTGAACGAGATAAAGCCCCCAATTATCCATTACGACCTTAAACCGGGAAACATCCTGCTGACGGAAGGTAACGTGTGCGGTGAGATCAAGATCACCGATTTCGGTCTTTCGaaggtgatggacgaagagaactATAATCCGGACCACGGTATGGATCTAACGTCTCAAGGTGCTGGAACTTATTG GTATTTACCGCCGGAGTGTTTCGTCGTGGGCAAAAATCCACCAAAGATCTCGTCCAAAGTGGACGTGTGGAGCGTCGGGGTCATCTTCTACCAGTGCCTGTACGGGAAGAAACCGTTCGGGCACAACCAGTCGCAGGCCACCATCCTGGAGGAGAACACCATCCTGAAGGCGACCGAGGTGCAGTTCGCCAACAAACCGACGGTCACGAACGAGGCGAAG AGCTTCATTCGGGGCTGTCTCGCCTACCGCAAAGAGGATCGAATGGACGTCTTTGCCCTGGCCAAACACGAGTATCTACAGCCGCCGGTGTCGAAGAAATCGGCGGCAGCTGCCTCCAGTCAGAATCACCACGGCAGTGGTAACAGTGGAACAAGTGGCCAAGCCGGAGCCGGAAGCGGTGCGGGGGGCGGTGGCGGAGGTTCGGGTGGTTCTGGTGGCGGCGGAGGAAATCAGGGCGGCCAGCAAACGTCCTTCTCAACGGGGATGTTTGGCAACATGAACCAATCCAGCTCTTCTTAG